The following are from one region of the uncultured Hyphomonas sp. genome:
- a CDS encoding response regulator transcription factor, which translates to MRTLIIEDNHELASLLAERLGARGIDSDIAGGIAEADDHMAVGQFDVIMLDLGLPDGDGIDWLRGLPTDRPPVLILSARSTLDDRVTGLDTGADDYLVKPAEVDEIAARLRALIRRPGRRDPVVLTVGNVTFDTTTRQAELCGSPLVIGRKEADFLEILLRNAGKVVPRERIEGALYSAADPVTPNALEAVASRLRRRFAEAGEEDILHTVRGVGYLFGNRRMS; encoded by the coding sequence ATGCGAACGCTGATCATTGAAGACAATCACGAACTGGCCAGCCTGCTGGCTGAGCGGCTCGGCGCACGCGGCATCGACAGTGATATCGCCGGCGGCATTGCCGAAGCTGATGACCATATGGCCGTCGGGCAGTTCGACGTGATCATGCTGGACCTTGGCCTGCCTGATGGCGACGGCATTGACTGGCTTCGCGGCCTGCCCACCGACCGCCCGCCCGTCCTGATCCTGTCGGCGCGCAGCACGCTGGATGATCGCGTCACCGGACTGGATACCGGCGCGGATGATTATCTCGTCAAACCAGCTGAAGTCGATGAAATCGCCGCACGGCTTCGCGCTCTGATCCGCCGTCCCGGCCGCCGCGACCCTGTTGTCCTGACGGTTGGCAACGTCACGTTCGACACGACGACCCGGCAGGCAGAGCTGTGCGGCAGCCCGCTCGTGATTGGCCGGAAAGAAGCAGACTTCCTTGAAATCCTCTTGCGGAATGCCGGCAAGGTCGTCCCGCGTGAGCGGATTGAAGGCGCGCTGTACAGTGCCGCAGATCCGGTGACGCCAAATGCACTGGAAGCGGTGGCGTCCCGCCTGCGCCGCCGGTTTGCCGAAGCGGGGGAAGAGGATATCCTCCATACCGTTCGCGGCGTGGGCTATCTGTTCGGAAACCGGAGAATGTCATGA
- a CDS encoding TetR/AcrR family transcriptional regulator, with protein MPGSGQKTGLTKRTPAENLPQAPEGMELETKVSPSQDRARKSFETILSVTGDLLSEVGFERLSTNMICKRAGLTPPALYRYFPNKYAILHELGRRLMEAQDQAVFEWLGEGGIDTQSFEASTNSVLRIQRRVNQITRSFPGGAWVVRVMRVIPVLKEVRLESRDLVSDRILEDLRSKLPDISEDRLAVATKLTIELMFSATEMAIEAPEQEDEITKEVSFLVASYHARLRNDF; from the coding sequence ATGCCCGGATCGGGGCAGAAGACAGGTCTGACAAAGCGAACACCGGCGGAGAATCTTCCGCAGGCACCAGAGGGCATGGAATTAGAGACAAAAGTTTCTCCTTCTCAGGATCGCGCACGCAAGTCCTTCGAAACCATCCTTTCTGTCACGGGTGACCTGCTTTCCGAAGTCGGCTTCGAGCGTTTGTCGACCAATATGATCTGCAAGAGAGCGGGCCTGACCCCTCCTGCGCTCTACCGGTACTTCCCGAACAAATATGCGATCCTCCATGAACTGGGCCGCCGGCTTATGGAGGCTCAGGATCAGGCCGTATTCGAGTGGCTAGGCGAAGGGGGGATCGACACCCAATCATTCGAGGCATCCACAAACAGTGTTCTACGGATTCAGAGACGCGTAAACCAGATCACCAGATCGTTCCCGGGTGGTGCCTGGGTTGTACGGGTGATGCGCGTCATACCGGTGCTCAAGGAAGTGCGCCTCGAGTCCCGCGATCTGGTCAGCGACAGGATACTCGAAGACCTTCGCAGCAAACTGCCGGACATTTCCGAAGACCGTCTCGCCGTGGCGACGAAACTGACAATCGAGCTGATGTTTTCCGCAACCGAAATGGCCATCGAGGCCCCGGAACAGGAAGACGAAATCACCAAGGAAGTTTCCTTCCTCGTCGCAAGCTATCATGCGCGCTTGCGAAACGATTTCTGA
- a CDS encoding MarR family transcriptional regulator yields the protein MYSAENWTSTYVWLLHRRMSQYHDLLVALRKITRAIDMHSKKLAKDTGLTAPQLLVLQSVAGDKRAKPSDIARQVHLSQATITSIVDRLVRAGLVVRERNEHDRRSLEVVITDEGRRRLVDAPKLLQEGFLSAFDHLADWEKSLLVSSMQKIAFMMDADNLDAAPILEVGDINDADA from the coding sequence TTGTACAGCGCCGAAAACTGGACAAGCACGTATGTCTGGTTATTGCATCGCCGCATGAGCCAGTATCACGACCTACTTGTCGCGCTGCGGAAAATCACCCGCGCAATCGATATGCATTCCAAGAAATTGGCGAAAGACACCGGATTGACCGCGCCGCAGCTGTTGGTTTTGCAAAGTGTGGCCGGAGACAAGCGCGCCAAGCCGAGTGACATCGCGCGCCAGGTTCATCTGTCCCAGGCGACGATCACATCAATTGTCGACAGACTCGTGCGGGCAGGGCTGGTCGTCCGGGAGCGCAATGAACACGACCGGAGAAGCCTGGAAGTCGTTATCACCGACGAGGGCAGGAGACGGCTGGTCGATGCGCCGAAACTGCTTCAGGAAGGCTTTCTCTCGGCATTTGATCATCTGGCCGATTGGGAAAAGTCGCTTCTGGTGTCCAGCATGCAGAAAATTGCGTTCATGATGGACGCCGACAATCTCGATGCTGCACCGATCCTTGAGGTCGGAGATATCAACGACGCCGACGCCTAG
- a CDS encoding amidohydrolase family protein, with protein MISRFLSACVAAVCVTGTSLAQDMAITDVTVFDGTGAAPYKATVMFDDGLISAVDKAAGPAPAGVPVIDGSGLSLLPGFFDLHVHYTPIGEPATTPQISQEYAKAGVTSVYDFAQAPEAFAPRREWLRSLPGPRVNFAARMSTTNGHGADWSDTSTTKWVNTPYAATEAVKELLPYEPDVIKVFTDGWRYGSGVDNTSMNEPTLTALVEEAHANGLKVLTHTVTKDRAEIAGRSGVDVIAHSVLDKHVDQVTIDALKNNGTAYAGTLAVYNPDKLETTPFEREHPSFKSRQARFQVGLDNMKALYEGGVLIALGTDAGMPMTPHGYSTLAEMELMVRAGLPQTAALMAGTSNSARAVGVYDQRGSIEVGKDADVVLIAGKPWENISDLHNTKYTFVGGKEVFGEGAPAPIDATVMVPSEITDTLIADFDREDGRSSRDTLVVGDPDGGLERSWQVFEVIEDGDRGGVLHLSADLALREDARAGVVVPMNTGAVQPADGSAYDGVAFDARGDGEPYTMVVVTTEGRWSREFEAGDSWETKRVPFKDLSKPAADAQWTGENILDVRFLIKRPGGDAAWLELDNVKFF; from the coding sequence ATGATCAGCAGGTTTTTGAGTGCGTGCGTGGCGGCGGTGTGTGTGACGGGAACGTCGCTGGCTCAGGACATGGCGATCACCGATGTGACTGTGTTCGATGGAACAGGCGCGGCGCCTTACAAAGCGACCGTCATGTTCGATGACGGCCTGATCTCAGCCGTCGACAAGGCTGCGGGACCGGCGCCGGCAGGCGTGCCGGTCATTGACGGTAGCGGTCTGTCGCTTTTGCCCGGCTTTTTTGATCTGCATGTTCATTACACTCCGATCGGGGAGCCGGCGACAACGCCTCAGATTTCGCAGGAATATGCGAAGGCTGGCGTGACATCAGTCTATGATTTTGCCCAGGCGCCGGAAGCCTTTGCGCCGCGGCGCGAGTGGTTGAGGTCGCTGCCGGGGCCGCGCGTGAACTTTGCCGCGCGGATGAGTACCACAAATGGACATGGCGCTGATTGGTCCGACACAAGCACCACCAAATGGGTCAACACCCCCTACGCTGCCACCGAAGCAGTCAAGGAATTGCTGCCGTATGAGCCCGATGTCATCAAGGTCTTCACAGACGGTTGGCGCTATGGGTCCGGTGTCGACAATACGAGCATGAACGAGCCGACCCTGACTGCACTGGTCGAGGAAGCGCATGCCAATGGCCTGAAAGTTCTGACTCACACGGTGACGAAAGACCGCGCCGAGATTGCCGGGCGTTCCGGCGTGGATGTGATCGCGCATTCGGTGCTGGACAAGCATGTGGACCAGGTCACGATCGATGCGCTCAAGAACAATGGCACGGCCTATGCGGGCACGCTTGCGGTCTACAATCCGGACAAATTGGAAACGACCCCGTTCGAGCGGGAGCATCCTTCTTTCAAGTCACGCCAGGCACGGTTTCAGGTCGGGCTGGACAATATGAAAGCATTGTACGAGGGCGGCGTTCTGATCGCGCTGGGGACCGATGCCGGAATGCCGATGACCCCGCACGGCTATTCGACGCTTGCGGAAATGGAGTTGATGGTGCGTGCAGGGTTGCCGCAGACGGCTGCCCTTATGGCGGGTACATCCAATAGTGCGCGTGCGGTTGGAGTTTACGATCAGCGCGGTTCAATCGAAGTCGGCAAAGACGCGGACGTCGTACTGATTGCGGGTAAACCGTGGGAGAATATCTCCGATCTGCACAATACGAAGTACACCTTTGTCGGCGGTAAAGAAGTTTTCGGCGAAGGAGCGCCGGCGCCAATTGATGCGACTGTCATGGTGCCCTCCGAAATCACGGACACCCTGATCGCCGATTTCGACCGGGAAGACGGGCGTTCCTCGCGCGATACGCTGGTCGTGGGCGACCCCGATGGGGGACTGGAACGCAGCTGGCAGGTGTTCGAGGTGATTGAGGATGGTGATCGGGGCGGTGTGCTGCACTTGTCAGCAGACCTTGCGCTTCGTGAAGACGCACGGGCCGGCGTGGTTGTTCCCATGAATACAGGGGCCGTTCAGCCTGCGGATGGTTCTGCTTATGATGGCGTGGCTTTTGATGCGCGCGGAGACGGTGAGCCGTACACCATGGTTGTGGTGACAACGGAGGGGCGGTGGAGCCGTGAATTCGAAGCGGGTGATTCGTGGGAGACGAAAAGAGTTCCGTTTAAAGATCTTTCCAAGCCTGCTGCCGATGCGCAATGGACAGGTGAAAATATCCTCGATGTTCGCTTCCTCATCAAACGGCCTGGTGGTGACGCCGCGTGGCTTGAGCTCGATAATGTCAAATTTTTCTGA
- a CDS encoding pyrroline-5-carboxylate reductase, which yields MGASLLARWVDVPGMTYAAVDPVATFPDSRVKTFKSAADVEGGPFDLLVIAVKPQMIADVIPDYLQYIGPEAPALSIAAGVACERLETVVGARPIIRVMPNLPASIGKGVSGVYFNGKTPENAKTLARQMMQAAGSVVEVDKEDDLDKVTAIAGSGPGYVFEIARTYMEAAKELGFEESQARKLVLDTIAGTIELAASSSDDLADMRNAVTSKAGTTEAGLKALNGNGDLSRLLLEATQAAYKRAVELR from the coding sequence ATGGGCGCGTCACTGCTCGCCCGCTGGGTGGACGTTCCGGGGATGACCTATGCGGCCGTCGACCCGGTTGCGACGTTTCCGGATTCACGTGTGAAGACTTTCAAATCGGCTGCAGATGTCGAGGGTGGCCCGTTTGATCTCCTGGTGATTGCTGTAAAGCCTCAGATGATTGCCGATGTCATACCGGATTACCTCCAATATATCGGCCCTGAAGCGCCCGCCCTGTCGATTGCGGCGGGTGTTGCCTGCGAACGGCTGGAGACGGTTGTCGGCGCGCGGCCAATCATTCGGGTGATGCCAAATCTGCCCGCCAGCATCGGCAAGGGTGTGAGCGGTGTATATTTCAACGGCAAGACGCCTGAGAATGCAAAGACCCTGGCGCGGCAGATGATGCAGGCAGCCGGCTCTGTTGTTGAAGTCGACAAGGAAGATGATCTCGACAAGGTAACGGCGATTGCGGGCAGCGGTCCGGGGTATGTGTTTGAGATTGCGCGGACCTATATGGAAGCCGCGAAAGAGCTGGGCTTTGAAGAAAGCCAGGCGCGCAAACTTGTGCTGGACACAATTGCCGGAACGATTGAACTGGCGGCCAGTTCGTCGGATGATCTGGCAGACATGCGCAACGCCGTGACCAGCAAGGCAGGCACGACCGAGGCTGGACTGAAGGCCCTGAATGGAAATGGCGATCTCTCCCGCCTGTTGCTCGAAGCAACGCAGGCGGCGTACAAACGCGCCGTTGAGTTGCGATAG
- a CDS encoding HAMP domain-containing sensor histidine kinase yields MNSIAGRLLRGLLISSLVGGAVLTIMVIYEYGLLSANPPPLWKTVREITEHVLVPFGVFLLLFGTGALLVVRRVEGQLKGIAGDVRQAAQELRSYQMPPDALPSELTPFTEAVNELTSRLAAHARRQEAFAADAAHELKTPLSILALSLDKLPAEDAAPLRAQIHALSDMVDQLLLLARSNAPDTAQRRSLIEPDALARRIVAELAPAAIQAGRELSVESDHPAPFRGLEEAVAASLRTLIVNALRAAPEGSEVIVRAGPGANLAVIDGGAGLTPDELDKLKARGIRADRAPGGEAGLGLAIADRIAESHGGELVTCQPAYSGLALRFPAARPA; encoded by the coding sequence ATGAACTCCATCGCTGGCAGATTGCTTCGTGGCCTGTTGATCTCAAGCCTGGTTGGCGGCGCCGTGCTGACCATCATGGTTATCTATGAATACGGCCTTCTCAGCGCCAACCCGCCCCCGCTATGGAAAACGGTCCGCGAGATCACCGAACACGTGCTCGTACCCTTCGGGGTCTTCCTCCTGCTCTTCGGCACCGGCGCGTTGCTGGTTGTGCGCCGGGTAGAGGGGCAACTGAAAGGGATCGCCGGTGATGTCCGGCAAGCCGCTCAGGAACTGCGCAGTTATCAGATGCCACCCGACGCGCTGCCCAGCGAGCTGACCCCGTTTACCGAAGCCGTGAACGAACTCACCAGCCGTCTGGCGGCCCATGCACGGCGGCAGGAGGCTTTTGCAGCCGACGCAGCACATGAGCTGAAAACCCCGCTCTCAATTCTCGCGCTGTCCCTCGACAAACTGCCCGCGGAAGACGCCGCGCCTTTGCGGGCCCAGATCCATGCTCTGTCAGACATGGTCGACCAGCTTCTGCTGCTTGCCCGCAGCAACGCGCCAGACACCGCACAGCGCCGTAGCCTGATCGAGCCGGACGCCCTCGCGCGCCGCATTGTGGCGGAACTCGCCCCCGCCGCCATTCAGGCCGGACGTGAATTGTCGGTAGAATCCGATCATCCGGCCCCCTTCCGGGGGTTGGAGGAAGCTGTCGCAGCATCCCTCCGGACTCTGATCGTCAACGCCCTGCGCGCTGCACCGGAAGGCAGTGAAGTGATTGTCCGCGCGGGCCCCGGCGCGAACCTCGCCGTCATCGATGGTGGTGCCGGCCTGACACCGGATGAGCTGGACAAACTCAAAGCGCGCGGCATCCGGGCAGATCGCGCGCCGGGCGGAGAGGCCGGCCTCGGCCTCGCCATTGCAGATCGGATTGCCGAATCCCACGGCGGCGAACTGGTCACCTGCCAGCCGGCATATTCCGGACTTGCCCTTCGCTTTCCCGCAGCCCGCCCTGCCTGA
- the putP gene encoding sodium/proline symporter PutP, giving the protein MNHEALISLAVYFVLMLGIGLYAYRKSTSDVSEYMLGGRQLHPAVGALSAGASDMSGWMLMGLPGAVFVSGFSAAWIAVGLVIGAYLNYLFVAPRLRVYTEMADDAITIPDFFEKRFQDKSRALRVLSSVVIVIFFTLYTSAGVVAGGKLFEASFGLDYQLGLFLTAGVVVAYTLFGGFLAVSLTDFVQGCIMFVALILVPIVTYIVLRGEGDWAVSAASVEPGYFGWWPKEMTVMGLISLLAWGLGYFGQPHIIVRFMAIRSLKDIATARYIGMSWMIVTVIGAVLTGITGYAYTYAQGVPVEDPETIFIVLSQVLFHPLVAGFLLAAILAAIMSTISSQLLVSSSSLTEDFYKTFLRKEASQTELVAVGRVSVLVVSLVAIGLAFDRSSNILSLVGNAWAGFGAAFGPIILLSLYWRGLTRDGALAGMVVGAVTVLFWLYAPIEIDGKSLSDILYEIVPGFVLSGAAAIGVSLAGRNVQPQVLERFGEMEKVMEEGSK; this is encoded by the coding sequence ATGAACCACGAAGCTCTGATTTCTCTTGCGGTATATTTTGTTTTGATGCTGGGCATCGGCCTGTACGCATATCGGAAGTCCACAAGTGACGTTTCCGAATACATGCTGGGCGGACGCCAATTGCATCCCGCGGTAGGGGCTCTTTCTGCGGGCGCCTCCGATATGAGCGGGTGGATGCTTATGGGGCTGCCGGGGGCTGTCTTTGTATCCGGCTTCAGCGCAGCCTGGATCGCCGTCGGGCTCGTTATCGGCGCCTATCTCAACTATCTGTTCGTGGCGCCGCGTCTGCGCGTCTATACGGAAATGGCGGATGATGCGATCACCATTCCGGATTTCTTCGAAAAACGTTTCCAGGACAAATCACGCGCATTGCGTGTGCTGTCCTCGGTTGTGATCGTTATCTTCTTTACCCTGTATACATCGGCTGGCGTGGTGGCTGGCGGTAAGTTGTTCGAAGCGTCTTTCGGTCTTGATTACCAGCTGGGGCTTTTCCTCACAGCGGGTGTGGTTGTTGCCTACACACTGTTCGGTGGCTTCCTTGCGGTCAGCCTGACGGATTTCGTCCAGGGCTGCATCATGTTCGTGGCGCTGATCCTGGTGCCGATCGTGACGTATATTGTCCTGCGCGGGGAAGGTGACTGGGCTGTTTCGGCTGCGTCGGTTGAGCCGGGGTATTTCGGTTGGTGGCCGAAAGAGATGACGGTGATGGGATTGATCTCCCTGCTCGCCTGGGGGCTGGGGTATTTCGGTCAGCCGCATATCATTGTGCGTTTCATGGCGATCCGCTCCCTCAAGGATATTGCGACCGCCCGGTATATCGGGATGAGCTGGATGATCGTCACGGTGATCGGCGCTGTGCTGACCGGCATTACTGGTTATGCCTACACCTATGCTCAGGGCGTTCCGGTAGAGGACCCGGAAACGATCTTCATTGTTCTGTCTCAGGTCCTGTTCCACCCATTGGTGGCGGGCTTCCTGTTGGCGGCCATCCTTGCGGCGATCATGAGTACGATTTCATCCCAGTTGCTGGTGTCTTCCAGCTCGCTGACAGAGGATTTCTACAAGACCTTCCTGCGCAAGGAGGCAAGCCAGACAGAATTGGTCGCTGTGGGCAGGGTATCTGTGCTCGTAGTGTCGCTTGTCGCAATCGGACTGGCTTTCGACCGGTCGAGCAATATCCTGTCGCTCGTCGGGAATGCCTGGGCTGGCTTCGGCGCGGCCTTCGGTCCGATCATTCTGCTCAGCCTGTATTGGCGTGGCCTGACTCGCGATGGTGCATTGGCTGGTATGGTCGTTGGCGCGGTCACCGTGCTGTTCTGGCTCTACGCACCGATAGAGATCGACGGGAAGTCTTTGTCCGATATCCTCTACGAGATCGTGCCGGGCTTCGTGTTGAGTGGGGCGGCTGCAATTGGCGTAAGCCTCGCCGGCCGGAATGTGCAGCCACAAGTTCTTGAACGCTTCGGCGAAATGGAAAAAGTGATGGAAGAAGGCAGCAAGTAG
- the proB gene encoding glutamate 5-kinase — MPKSKRIVIKIGSSLLANAELLTPRWAFIQQLLNDVKTLRDEGYEVLICSSGAVALGLSTIGESPETAGLRDKQAAAACGMPILLNAYKQVAHEYSFDIAQVLITLKDLEDRRRFLNTKNTVHRLIQAGITPIVNENDSITTEEIRVGDNDRLAAKVAQMVQAETLVILTCVDGLYDRNPEEPGAKLVETVNDVNEFLEVTKGVSSLGSGGMLTKMQAANMAQNSGCTTIIGNGEAERPVTSLLDGTRKHTRCIAHDKPATDWTTWLTDRLQMAGSIVVPEAAADALCRGERGLLRQDIQSIQGTFVRGDVLHIYDEQGNERARGLANFTAEETLILARNKEIPAKQLLGFQTNATIVSRDNIVVLDDRHIQWDTPSDDELEQIQEN, encoded by the coding sequence GTGCCTAAATCAAAGCGTATCGTTATCAAGATCGGATCAAGCCTGCTAGCCAATGCAGAATTGTTGACGCCGCGGTGGGCGTTCATCCAACAATTGCTGAACGATGTGAAAACGCTCCGTGACGAAGGTTATGAAGTCCTCATCTGCTCATCTGGTGCCGTAGCACTCGGACTGAGCACGATCGGCGAGTCACCCGAGACAGCCGGCCTTCGGGACAAACAGGCCGCTGCGGCCTGCGGCATGCCCATCCTGCTGAATGCCTATAAACAGGTCGCGCACGAATACAGCTTCGACATCGCGCAGGTCCTGATCACGCTGAAAGACCTCGAAGACCGCCGGCGCTTCCTGAACACGAAGAATACGGTGCACCGGCTGATTCAGGCTGGCATCACGCCCATCGTCAATGAAAACGATTCCATCACGACGGAAGAGATCCGTGTCGGTGATAATGACCGGCTCGCAGCCAAGGTCGCCCAGATGGTTCAGGCCGAAACGCTTGTGATCCTGACCTGTGTGGATGGCCTCTATGACCGCAACCCGGAAGAACCGGGCGCCAAGCTGGTGGAGACCGTCAATGATGTGAACGAGTTCCTGGAAGTCACCAAAGGTGTCAGCAGCCTCGGCAGTGGGGGCATGCTGACCAAGATGCAGGCCGCCAATATGGCTCAGAATTCCGGCTGCACGACGATCATCGGAAACGGCGAAGCCGAACGTCCGGTCACATCCCTGCTCGATGGCACGCGCAAGCACACCAGATGCATCGCCCACGACAAACCGGCAACCGACTGGACAACCTGGCTCACCGACCGCCTTCAGATGGCCGGCAGCATCGTCGTCCCCGAAGCCGCCGCCGACGCGCTTTGCCGGGGAGAACGCGGTCTGCTGCGTCAGGACATTCAATCCATCCAGGGCACATTTGTCCGCGGCGATGTCCTTCACATCTATGATGAGCAAGGCAATGAACGGGCCCGCGGGCTGGCGAACTTCACAGCCGAGGAAACGCTTATTCTCGCGCGGAACAAGGAAATCCCCGCCAAGCAATTGTTGGGCTTCCAGACGAATGCGACCATCGTCAGCCGCGACAACATCGTTGTACTCGATGACAGGCATATCCAGTGGGACACGCCATCGGATGACGAACTGGAACAGATCCAGGAGAACTAG